The following are encoded together in the Triticum dicoccoides isolate Atlit2015 ecotype Zavitan chromosome 6B, WEW_v2.0, whole genome shotgun sequence genome:
- the LOC119324641 gene encoding aspartic proteinase nepenthesin-1-like, producing MRISSTFLLLLCASTTLATGTGVRIQLKHVDADANITTAERLRRAGVRLQRRLELLSGVAVPFTSRGVGDYIAEFSIGDPPQAVQGVIDTSSVLVWTQCMTCRPNCFAQNLEYYDFSLSSTGRAVPCNSSLCADDNAYEKQRCAGGHGGTCTVRASYGEAGIAGVLRRERFTFGTTTANIAFGCITETNNSVQMALDGASGLIGLGYGDLSLVTQLGATRFSYCLTRFFGGKVSSSTLFIGPSAGLSGDTPVTSVTYQNLGVPFSSFYYLLVSGMSVGRAWLNIPFPAMGVIVDSNFPFMSLVDVAYKELIQEVSRQLGGRLVASPVDWLELCVAGADVRRLAPPMVLHFQDGGEDLTIPAENMWAPMDRESTSCMMVINSATLEPPMNRTTIIGSYMQQDMHVLYDLENHQISFQKADCNTI from the coding sequence ATGAGGATAtcatctaccttcctcctcctcttaTGCGCCTCGACAACTCTGGCCACGGGCACCGGCGTTCGCATTCAGCTCAAGCATGTCGATGCCGACGCCAACATCACGACCGCGGAGCGGCTGCGCCGCGCCGGCGTGCGCCTCCAGCGGCGCCTTGAGTTACTTAGCGGGGTCGCCGTGCCCTTCACCTCTCGGGGGGTGGGGGACTACATCGCCGAGTTTTCCATCGGCGACCCGCCGCAAGCCGTGCAGGGCGTCATCGACACCAGCAGCGTCCTGGTGTGGACCCAATGCATGACGTGCAGGCCCAACTGCTTCGCCCAGAACCTCGAGTACTACGACTTCTCCCTGTCGAGCACCGGCAGAGCCGTCCCCTGCAACAGCTCCCTGTGCGCCGACGACAACGCGTACGAGAAGCAGCGGTGCGCGGGCGGCCACGGCGGCACGTGTACTGTCCGGGCGAGCTACGGCGAAGCGGGCATCGCTGGGGTGCTGCGCAGAGAGAGGTTCACTTTCGGGACGACCACGGCCAACATCGCCTTCGGCTGCATCACGGAGACAAACAACTCCGTGCAGATGGCGCTCGACGGCGCGTCGGGCCTCATCGGCCTGGGTTACGGCGACCTGTCGCTCGTCACCCAGCTTGGGGCCACCCGGTTTTCGTACTGCCTCACCCGGTTCTTCGGTGGCAAGGTCAGCTCGAGCACCCTCTTCATCGGCCCGTCGGCCGGGCTGAGCGGCGACACGCCGGTGACGTCCGTCACGTACCAAAATCTCGGCGTTCCTTTCTCTTCGTTCTACTACCTGCTCGTGTCCGGCATGTCGGTCGGCAGAGCTTGGCTGAACATCCCATTTCCGGCGATGGGCGTGATCGTCGACTCCAACTTCCCGTTCATGTCCCTCGTCGACGTGGCCTACAAGGAGCTCATTCAAGAGGTGTCGCGGCAGCTGGGAGGTCGCCTGGTGGCGTCGCCAGTGGACTGGCTGGAGCTGTGCGTGGCCGGAGCGGACGTCCGCAGGCTTGCGCCGCCGATGGTTCTTCATTTCCAAGATGGCGGCGAGGATTTGACGATCCCAGCGGAGAATATGTGGGCGCCCATGGACCGGGAGTCGACGTCGTGTATGATGGTCATCAACTCGGCGACCCTGGAGCCGCCCATGAACCGAACCACCATTATCGGCAGCTATATGCAGCAGGATATGCATGTGCTGTACGATCTTGAGAACCACCAGATATCTTTCCAGAAAGCAGACTGCAACACTATCTGA
- the LOC119322868 gene encoding subtilisin-like protease SBT1.4 — MASRKQLLLPCLVLLFVAAAAVADAAPQSTYILHLAPDHPALSLSPARGGRNALLGPLLGLPRRLSAPRPRLLYTYARAATGVAARLTEAQAAHVAAQPGVLAVHRDEARQLHTTHTPEFLHLNGAAGLLPAASGAVSDVVVGVLDTGIYPLNRSSFKPVGEGLGPPPSSFSGGCVSAAKFNASAFCNSKLIGAKFFYKGYEEALGHPINETLESKSPLDTEGHGTHTASTAAGSPVDGAGFYQYARGRAVGMAPGARIAAYKICWKGGCLDSDILAAFDEAVGDGVNVISLSVGSSYAADFYQDSIAIGAFGAVKKGIVVSASAGNSGPGEYTASNIAPWILTVGASTVDREFPADAVLGDGSVYGGVSLYAGDPLNSTKLPLVYAADCGSRLCLIGELDKDKVAGKMVLCERGVNARVEKGAAVGKAGGIGMILANTEESGEELIADPHLIPSTMVGQKFGDKIRHYVKTDPSPTATIVFHGTVIGKSPSAPRVASFSSRGPNSRAAEILKPDVTAPGVNILAAWTGEASPTDLDIDPRRVPFNIISGTSMSCPHVSGLAALLRQAHPEWSPAAVKSALMTTAYNLDNSGEIIKDLATGTESTPFVRGAGHVDPNGALDPGLVYDADTADYIGFLCALGYTPSQIAVFTRDGSVADCSKKPARSGDLNYPAFAAVFSSYKDSVTYHRVVRNVGGDANAVYEAKVESPAGVDAKVTPAKLVFDEEHRSLAYEITLAVSGNPVIVDAKYSFGSVTWSDGKHNVTSPIAVTWPESAGAASM, encoded by the coding sequence ATGGCGAGCCGCAAGCAGCTACTCCTCCCGTGCCTCGTCCTGCTCTTCGTCGCCGCTGCCGCTGTGGCAGACGCGGCGCCGCAGTCCACGTACATCCTGCACCTCGCGCCCGACCACCCGGCGCTGTCCCTGTCCCCCGCGCGCGGCGGCCGCAACGCGCTGCTCGGCCCCCTCCTCGGCCTCCCGCGCCGCCTGAGCgccccgcggccgcggctgctctaCACCTACGCGCGCGCCGCCACGGGCGTGGCCGCGCGGCTGACGGAGGCGCAGGCGGCGCACGTCGCGGCCCAGCCGGGCGTGCTTGCCGTGCACCGCGACGAGGCGCGCCAGCTCCACACCACCCACACCCCGGAGTTCCTCCACCTCAATGGCGCGGCCGGGCTGCTCCCCGCCGCGTCCGGCGCCGTGTCGGACGTCGTCGTGGGCGTGCTCGACACCGGGATCTACCCGCTCAACCGCAGCTCCTTCAAGCCCGTCGGCGAAGGGCTCGGCCccccgccctcctccttctccggcggcTGCGTCTCGGCTGCCAAGTTCAACGCCTCTGCCTTCTGCAACAGCAAGCTCATCGGCGCCAAGTTCTTTTACAAGGGCTATGAGGAGGCCCTCGGGCACCCCATCAACGAGACGCTCGAGTCCAAGTCGCCGCTGGACACGGAGGGCCACGGCACCCACACCGCGTCCACGGCCGCCGGCTCGCCGGTGGATGGCGCCGGGTTCTACCAGTACGCGCGCGGGAGGGCCGTCGGCATGGCCCCCGGCGCGCGCATCGCCGCGTACAAGATCTGCTGGAAGGGCGGCTGCTTGGACTCCGACATACTCGCGGCGTTCGACGAGGCCGTCGGCGACGGCGTCAACGTCATCTCCCTCTCCGTCGGCTCCAGCTACGCCGCCGACTTCTACCAGGACTCCATCGCCATCGGCGCCTTCGGTGCAGTGAAGAAGGGCATCGTCGTCTCCGCCTCCGCGGGCAACTCCGGCCCCGGAGAGTACACCGCGAGCAACATCGCGCCGTGGATACTGACCGTCGGCGCGTCCACCGTCGACCGTGAGTTCCCCGCCGACGCGGTGCTCGGCGACGGCAGCGTGTACGGCGGCGTGTCACTGTACGCCGGGGATCCCTTAAACTCCACGAAGCTGCCCCTCGTGTACGCCGCGGACTGTGGCTCCCGGCTTTGCCTCATCGGCGAGCTTGACAAGGACAAGGTCGCCGGAAAGATGGTCCTTTGTGAGCGCGGAGTCAACGCGCGTGTCGAGAAGGGTGCGGCCGTCGGGAAGGCCGGCGGAATCGGCATGATTCTCGCCAACACGgaggagagcggcgaggagctcatCGCCGACCCCCACCTCATCCCGTCGACAATGGTGGGGCAGAAGTTCGGCGACAAGATCAGGCACTACGTCAAGACAGACCCGTCCCCGACGGCGACCATCGTCTTCCACGGCACGGTCATCGGGAAGTCGCCGTCCGCGCCCCGCGTCGCGTCGTTTTCGAGCCGCGGCCCAAACTCCCGCGCGGCGGAGATCCTCAAGCCCGACGTCACGGCCCCCGGCGTCAACATACTCGCGGCCTGGACCGGCGAGGCCTCCCCgaccgacctcgacatcgacccgaGGCGCGTCCCGTTCAACATCATCTCCGGGACGTCCATGTCGTGCCCGCACGTGAGCGGCCTCGCGGCGCTGCTCCGGCAGGCGCACCCGGAGTGGAGCCCCGCGGCGGTCAAGTCGGCGCTCATGACCACGGCGTACAACCTGGACAACTCCGGCGAGATCATCAAGGACCTGGCCACCGGCACAGAGTCCACGCCGTTCGTGCGCGGCGCCGGGCACGTGGACCCCAACGGCGCGCTCGACCCCGGCCTGGTGTACGACGCGGACACCGCCGACTACATCGGCTTCCTCTGCGCGCTGGGCTACACGCCGTCCCAGATCGCCGTCTTCACCAGGGACGGCTCCGTGGCCGACTGCTCGAAGAAGCCCGCCCGCTCCGGCGACCTCAACTACCCGGCCTTCGCGGCCGTCTTCTCGTCGTACAAGGACTCGGTGACCTACCACCGGGTGGTACGCAACGTCGGCGGCGACGCGAACGCGGTCTACGAGGCCAAGGTGGAGAGCCCCGCCGGCGTGGACGCCAAGGTGACGCCGGCCAAGCTGGTGTTCGACGAGGAGCACCGGAGCCTGGCGTACGAGATCACCCTGGCCGTGTCCGGCAACCCGGTGATCGTGGACGCCAAGTACTCGTTCGGGTCGGTCACGTGGAGCGACGGCAAGCACAATGTCACGAGCCCCATCGCCGTGACATGGCCGGAGAGCGCCGGAGCGGCGTCCATGTAG